One Synergistaceae bacterium genomic region harbors:
- a CDS encoding SAM-dependent methyltransferase — protein MKSYQDINKETIDKWVEEGWEWGKSISHEEYNDAKNGN, from the coding sequence ATGAAATCATATCAAGATATAAATAAAGAAACTATAGATAAATGGGTTGAAGAAGGATGGGAATGGGGTAAATCAATTTCACATGAAGAATATAATGATGCTAAAAATGGTAATT